One window from the genome of Amycolatopsis sp. NBC_01480 encodes:
- a CDS encoding FMN-dependent NADH-azoreductase — MAHLLHIDSSINGDRSVSRKLTARAAAAWRAAHPEGTVTYRDLGQNPLPHLDAENGLARMIPAEQRTPAQEASWQLTEELVGELREATTVLLGLPLYNFGPPSVIKSWVDHLIAPGLSFDPATRAGLLDGRELLVLASRGGGYGEGTPRAGWDHATAWLPHALTMTGLEPRFIAAELTLAESNPEMADLRGLAAESLAAAEREIDALWVPANA, encoded by the coding sequence ATGGCTCACCTGCTGCACATCGACTCGAGCATCAATGGCGACCGCTCGGTCAGCCGCAAGCTCACTGCCCGTGCCGCCGCCGCGTGGCGCGCCGCGCACCCCGAGGGCACCGTCACCTACCGCGATCTGGGGCAGAACCCGCTGCCGCACCTCGACGCCGAAAACGGCCTGGCCCGCATGATCCCCGCCGAGCAGCGCACGCCCGCGCAGGAAGCTTCTTGGCAGCTCACCGAGGAACTGGTCGGGGAGCTGCGCGAGGCGACGACGGTCCTGCTCGGCCTGCCGCTGTACAACTTCGGGCCGCCGAGCGTCATCAAGTCCTGGGTCGACCACCTGATCGCGCCCGGGCTGTCCTTCGACCCGGCCACGCGCGCCGGCCTGCTCGACGGCCGCGAGCTGCTGGTCCTGGCCAGCCGCGGCGGCGGTTACGGCGAGGGCACCCCCCGCGCCGGCTGGGACCACGCCACGGCCTGGCTGCCCCACGCCCTCACGATGACCGGCCTCGAACCGCGCTTCATCGCGGCCGAGCTGACCCTCGCCGAGTCCAACCCGGAAATGGCCGACCTGCGTGGCCTCGCCGCCGAGAGCCTCGCCGCCGCCGAGCGCGAGATCGACGCACTTTGGGTTCCGGCCAACGCCTGA
- a CDS encoding TetR/AcrR family transcriptional regulator, with protein MAEEGKPLRADARLNQDRLLEAAARAFAKEGVGASLKAVAKDAGVGIGTLYRRFPTRETLVEATYRNEVARLCDSVPDLLETTNPADALRTWMDRFVAFMAAKHGMADTLKAVLTADGELRMRTRDLLTDALETLLSAGIAKGALRRDVDTNDVLMGLGGVTLIAGEPGQEALAGRLLNLLVDGLRYQAS; from the coding sequence GTGGCCGAAGAGGGAAAACCGTTGCGGGCGGATGCGCGGCTCAACCAAGACCGGTTGCTCGAGGCGGCCGCGAGGGCGTTCGCGAAGGAGGGGGTCGGCGCGTCGCTGAAGGCGGTGGCCAAGGATGCGGGAGTGGGGATCGGCACGTTGTACCGGCGATTCCCGACTCGGGAGACGCTGGTCGAGGCCACCTACCGCAACGAGGTCGCGCGGCTCTGCGACTCCGTCCCGGACCTGCTGGAGACCACGAACCCCGCCGACGCCCTGCGGACCTGGATGGACCGCTTCGTCGCGTTCATGGCAGCGAAGCACGGGATGGCCGACACGCTCAAAGCCGTCCTGACCGCCGACGGGGAACTCCGCATGCGCACCCGCGACCTGCTCACCGACGCGCTCGAAACGCTCCTGTCCGCTGGCATCGCCAAAGGCGCCCTGCGCCGTGACGTCGACACGAACGACGTCCTCATGGGACTCGGCGGCGTCACCCTCATCGCCGGCGAGCCCGGTCAGGAGGCGTTGGCGGGCCGTCTGCTGAACCTGCTCGTCGACGGGCTGCGTTACCAGGCCTCGTGA
- a CDS encoding GNAT family N-acetyltransferase, producing the protein MEMPLATDRLVIRDWSAEDAEAAYQVYGSSQVTHWLTPAMDRVTDVAAMRSVLQAWLEAQPNMIPPRGRWAVERKSDGAVVGGLGIRLLPPFREDLELSWQLHPDAWGQGYATEASRALIDWAFTQDTDELFAVARPNNTRAVATAKRLGMEWVGETTKYYDLSLQVYRIRHSDIAEQR; encoded by the coding sequence ATGGAAATGCCCTTGGCCACCGACCGTCTCGTGATCCGTGACTGGTCGGCCGAAGACGCCGAAGCCGCGTACCAGGTTTACGGCTCGTCGCAGGTCACCCATTGGCTGACGCCGGCGATGGACCGGGTCACCGACGTCGCGGCGATGCGCTCGGTGCTCCAGGCGTGGCTCGAGGCGCAGCCGAACATGATCCCGCCGCGGGGGCGGTGGGCCGTCGAGCGGAAGTCGGACGGTGCCGTGGTCGGCGGGCTCGGGATCCGGCTGCTGCCGCCGTTCCGCGAGGACCTGGAGCTGAGCTGGCAGCTGCACCCGGACGCCTGGGGCCAGGGCTACGCGACGGAGGCGTCGCGCGCGCTGATCGACTGGGCGTTCACCCAGGACACCGACGAGCTGTTCGCGGTCGCGCGGCCGAACAACACCCGCGCGGTCGCCACGGCGAAGCGGCTGGGCATGGAGTGGGTCGGCGAGACGACCAAGTACTACGACCTCAGCCTGCAGGTCTACCGGATCCGGCACAGCGACATCGCCGAGCAGCGATAG